The proteins below come from a single Beutenbergia cavernae DSM 12333 genomic window:
- a CDS encoding SDR family NAD(P)-dependent oxidoreductase has product MGQFDGKVAIVTGGGSGLGEAISTELAAKGAQVVVTDIDLASAQRVVGAIEAAGGTATAIQQDTAKPEGSERVVDHAVATYGGLHLAVNNAGIGGRQAPAGDVDLADWDRVIAINLNGVMYGMRYEIPAMLATADGAGSIVNMASIHGTVAAPGNGAYTAAKHGVVGVTKNAAAEYGAQGLRVNAVGPGYIDTPLLRDLPAQARELLVTKHPLGRLGRAEEVAHLVCFLLSDDASFITGSYHLVDGGYTAV; this is encoded by the coding sequence ATGGGACAGTTCGACGGCAAGGTAGCGATCGTCACCGGCGGAGGCTCCGGCCTCGGCGAGGCGATCAGCACCGAGCTCGCGGCGAAGGGCGCGCAGGTCGTCGTCACGGACATCGACCTGGCGTCGGCGCAGCGCGTGGTCGGCGCGATCGAGGCGGCGGGCGGCACGGCGACAGCGATCCAGCAGGACACGGCGAAGCCGGAGGGCAGCGAGCGGGTGGTCGACCACGCCGTCGCGACGTACGGCGGCCTCCACCTCGCCGTCAACAACGCCGGCATCGGCGGGCGTCAGGCCCCGGCCGGCGACGTCGACCTCGCCGACTGGGACCGCGTCATCGCGATCAACCTCAACGGCGTCATGTACGGGATGCGCTACGAGATCCCGGCCATGCTCGCGACGGCGGACGGCGCCGGCTCGATCGTCAACATGGCGTCGATCCACGGCACCGTCGCCGCGCCCGGGAACGGCGCGTACACGGCGGCCAAGCACGGCGTCGTCGGCGTCACCAAGAACGCGGCGGCGGAGTACGGGGCGCAGGGGTTGCGCGTCAACGCCGTCGGCCCCGGCTACATCGACACGCCCCTGCTGCGGGACCTGCCGGCGCAGGCGCGGGAGTTGCTCGTGACGAAGCACCCGCTCGGCCGGCTCGGCCGTGCCGAGGAGGTCGCGCACCTCGTGTGCTTCCTGCTGTCCGACGACGCGAGCTTCATCACCGGCAGCTACCACCTCGTCGACGGCGGCTACACCGCCGTGTAG
- a CDS encoding GNAT family N-acetyltransferase has product MILDTERQGVVLRRLTRADAGTYTDLMQANEAHLTSRGDFRDQVSADAGQYAEQFGAGGPALAFGIVEAGRLVGAVELVPVDPPRYGLGYWLAADATGRGLATIAVRTIVGYAGASLGASDVYAGVTHGNEASAAVLRRAGFVAVQRFDTYTRFHSATGAPASSGGGTTKPRSE; this is encoded by the coding sequence GTGATCCTCGACACCGAACGGCAGGGCGTCGTGCTCCGCCGGCTGACCCGAGCGGACGCGGGCACGTACACCGACCTGATGCAGGCGAACGAGGCCCACCTGACGTCGCGGGGCGACTTCCGCGACCAGGTGAGCGCCGACGCCGGCCAGTATGCCGAGCAGTTCGGCGCCGGCGGCCCGGCCCTCGCGTTCGGGATCGTCGAGGCCGGCCGGCTGGTCGGCGCCGTCGAGCTCGTGCCGGTGGACCCACCCCGGTACGGCCTCGGGTACTGGCTCGCCGCCGACGCGACCGGACGCGGGCTCGCGACCATCGCCGTCCGGACGATCGTCGGGTACGCGGGAGCGTCGCTCGGCGCCAGCGACGTGTACGCCGGGGTCACGCACGGCAACGAGGCGAGCGCCGCCGTCCTGCGGCGGGCGGGCTTCGTCGCCGTGCAGCGCTTCGACACCTACACGCGATTCCACTCGGCGACGGGTGCTCCGGCGAGCTCGGGCGGAGGAACGACGAAGCCCCGCTCCGAGTGA